One Prunus dulcis chromosome 7, ALMONDv2, whole genome shotgun sequence DNA segment encodes these proteins:
- the LOC117635064 gene encoding probable caffeoyl-CoA O-methyltransferase At4g26220 isoform X2 — MENTRMPVSRKNPTVLQSQELHEYILKTSVYPREPNPLKELRIATANHPMAFMGTAPDAGQLMTLLLKLVNPKKAIEIGVFTGYSLLLTALTIPDDGKITAIDINRKTYEIGLPVIKKAGVEHKIDFVESQALPILNKLLEDPEKEGSFDFAFVDADKNNYWNYHQRLMKLIKVGGILMYDNTLWGGTVAWPEEDVPEAKRKWRLCAIEFNKLVSADTNVEISQVPLGDGITICRRIC; from the exons ATGGAAAATACAAGAATGCCAGTGAGCAGGAAAAACCCAACTGTGTTGCAGAGCCAGGAGTTACATGAG TACATACTGAAGACTAGTGTGTACCCAAGAGAACCAAATCCTCTCAAGGAACTGAGAATTGCTACTGCAAACCACCCAAT GGCTTTCATGGGGACTGCACCTGATGCAGGTCAGCTAATGACCCTTCTCTTGAAACTggtgaacccaaaaaaagcaATTGAAATTGGAGTTTTTACTGGCTACTCTCTTCTCCTCACAGCTCTTACAATTCCTGATGATGGCAAG ATTACAGCCATAGACATCAACCGAAAAACATACGAAATAGGCTTGCCAGTTATAAAAAAAGCCGGTGTGGAACACAAAATTGACTTCGTTGAGTCCCAAGCTCTGCCTATTCTCAACAAACTCTTAGAAGAT CCAGAGAAGGAAGGCAGTTTCGACTTTGCTTTTGTTGATGCGGACAAGAACAACTATTGGAACTACCATCAAAGGCTAATGAAACTGATCAAGGTTGGTGGGATACTCATGTATGATAACACACTCTGGGGAGGAACAGTTGCTTGGCCTGAGGAGGATGTTCCAGAGGCCAAAAGGAAGTGGAGGCTGTGCGCAATTGAGTTTAACAAATTGGTTTCTGCTGACACAAACGTTGAAATTTCTCAAGTTCCATTGGGTGATGGGATCACAATCTGCAGGCGCATATGCTGA
- the LOC117634287 gene encoding probable caffeoyl-CoA O-methyltransferase At4g26220, with product MEHNLKKESDPSQKGLLQSDELYQYILETSVYPRELEPLKELRAATASHPRSQMATAPDAGQLMTMLLKLVDAKKTIEVGVFTGYSLLLTALTIPEDGKIVAVDVNREAYDQIGLPIIKKAGVQHKIDFIESEALPVLDELLEHHENEGSFDFAFVDADKVNYWKYHERLMKLLKVGGIVVYDNTLWGGTVVMLEESTPEYMKQGRQATIELNKLLAADARIQISHASLGDGITICRRIN from the exons ATGGAGCACAACCTGAAAAAGGAATCGGATCCTTCACAAAAGGGACTGCTGCAGAGTGATGAGTTATATCAG TATATCTTGGAGACTAGTGTATATCCCCGTGAACTGGAGCCTCTCAAGGAGCTAAGGGCTGCCACTGCCAGCCACCCAAG GTCTCAGATGGCTACTGCACCAGATGCAGGTCAGTTAATGACTATGCTGTTGAAGCTAGTAGATGCAAAGAAGACAATCGAAGTTGGTGTTTTCACCGGATACTCTCTTCTCCTCACTGCTCTTACAATTCCTGAGGATGGCAAG ATTGTAGCGGTAGATGTGAATCGTGAGGCATATGATCAAATAGGGTTGCCAATCATAAAGAAAGCTGGTGTTCAACACAAAATTGACTTCATTGAATCTGAAGCCCTACCAGTTCTTGATGAGCTACTAGAACAT CATGAAAATGAAGGCAGTTTCGACTTTGCTTTTGTTGATGCCGACAAGGTGAACTATTGGAAATACCATGAGAGGCTAATGAAGCTGTTGAAGGTGGGTGGCATAGTTGTCTATGATAACACCCTCTGGGGAGGAACAGTTGTAATGCTTGAGGAATCAACTCCAGAATACATGAAACAAGGCAGACAGGCGACTATTGAGCTTAACAAGTTACTCGCAGCCGATGCTCGTATTCAAATTTCACATGCTTCTTTGGGTGATGGGATCACAATTTGCAGGAGAATTAACTGA
- the LOC117635064 gene encoding probable caffeoyl-CoA O-methyltransferase At4g26220 isoform X1, which produces MQEDFQNYCALQAMENTRMPVSRKNPTVLQSQELHEYILKTSVYPREPNPLKELRIATANHPMAFMGTAPDAGQLMTLLLKLVNPKKAIEIGVFTGYSLLLTALTIPDDGKITAIDINRKTYEIGLPVIKKAGVEHKIDFVESQALPILNKLLEDPEKEGSFDFAFVDADKNNYWNYHQRLMKLIKVGGILMYDNTLWGGTVAWPEEDVPEAKRKWRLCAIEFNKLVSADTNVEISQVPLGDGITICRRIC; this is translated from the exons ATGCAGGAGGATTTTCAGAATTATTGTGCATTGCAGGCAATGGAAAATACAAGAATGCCAGTGAGCAGGAAAAACCCAACTGTGTTGCAGAGCCAGGAGTTACATGAG TACATACTGAAGACTAGTGTGTACCCAAGAGAACCAAATCCTCTCAAGGAACTGAGAATTGCTACTGCAAACCACCCAAT GGCTTTCATGGGGACTGCACCTGATGCAGGTCAGCTAATGACCCTTCTCTTGAAACTggtgaacccaaaaaaagcaATTGAAATTGGAGTTTTTACTGGCTACTCTCTTCTCCTCACAGCTCTTACAATTCCTGATGATGGCAAG ATTACAGCCATAGACATCAACCGAAAAACATACGAAATAGGCTTGCCAGTTATAAAAAAAGCCGGTGTGGAACACAAAATTGACTTCGTTGAGTCCCAAGCTCTGCCTATTCTCAACAAACTCTTAGAAGAT CCAGAGAAGGAAGGCAGTTTCGACTTTGCTTTTGTTGATGCGGACAAGAACAACTATTGGAACTACCATCAAAGGCTAATGAAACTGATCAAGGTTGGTGGGATACTCATGTATGATAACACACTCTGGGGAGGAACAGTTGCTTGGCCTGAGGAGGATGTTCCAGAGGCCAAAAGGAAGTGGAGGCTGTGCGCAATTGAGTTTAACAAATTGGTTTCTGCTGACACAAACGTTGAAATTTCTCAAGTTCCATTGGGTGATGGGATCACAATCTGCAGGCGCATATGCTGA
- the LOC117634005 gene encoding uncharacterized protein LOC117634005 isoform X1: MLHRSFKPAKCKTSLKLAVSRIKLLKNKKDAQVKQIKRELAQLLETGQERTARIRVEHVLREEKTKAAYELIEIYCELIAARLPMIESQKNCPIDLKEAITSVVFASPRCADIPELMDVRKHFTAKYGKEFISGAVELRPDCGVNRMLVEKLSAKSPDGPTKMKILAAIAEEHNVKWDPESFEEKESKPPEDLLAKRNFVTFAQNGPNTFGSASKIHGEPPRGPPPPNHDVKEPSNVQVPPQSYENHDVSMNFNQQSARSSPRFRDSASSNVSSNKATASDTFHPEVRSSGNRTDGTENRHSFHGDGNTSSTGRQNWNMNFKDAASAAQAAAESAEMASMAARAAAELSRQHSSESRDKFSQSASLTSSRTSINNDPSLNSHQMADRYPQRKSSEPEKRDSIGEMSTKRQSSNTDVYASEMQTGRESDNVSYFGDMGSDEKSSRHSSQSNSIGEVSTKRESSNIDVYSSEMQTGRESDNVSYFGDMGSEEKSSKRPSQSNSIGEVSTKRHSSNIDVYDSVMQTGRESDHVSYFGDMGSEEKSSWCSSQSNSIGEVSTKRQSSNIDVYLSEMQTAKKPDNISYFDDMRSEEKSSRPASQSNSNFGSDDQEDVLRGNDHISYSGDMRTGEQSARSHSRNSSNDRVNVSTGLGEDSFVGDANIYQSTKQMNSYGNAALVFDDSGSDDDKYKFDVEDFKGQESSFYFPSPDRNSFSSSAHLNDRSSKHQTDEVQFKSTSQLSSSLTQHSPPVFSENLTGSVASSEPNDLLPVAFDASDGPSSDSEEEVDKSKLSQSTVSKFSSGQSHSARHRSFGSSSSEELNLGSNQKSWLLPSSLNLNSVDVQPGRSQGVENTPASEEKFDYDELPTGEPSRGLMKSGLDSNVKDDFQTLQLPQTVKDSEVSAGCSCVSDTDNELNYGTLTGGLRNKGYKHPPFTRKPSGNSLFVKQVTEDTKIEQPSHSPKIRTSIVSGASSQEPNNLQGSTKLIKERSRRTQVSYIAPDDDSSGDELSHGIVSSGKDPFNKKLGSEAKASSKSTFGFFDSEDSEGEEDLHTKISTSNARPSAKLSRRTQPSSSNSVRSSSSKTAVVSDVSRTSEYGKVSSRSSYATETLPKSSSHTKSSERSGSREWNRPAEQAAPEPIPESQRSSPVETSKSYRNSSSRSSYATETVPKPLSQTKSSERPGSQEWHRPAEEAAPKPIPDSKRSSPVETSNSYGNPSSRSSYATETVPKPLSQTKSSERPGSQEWHRPAEEATPKPIPDSKRSSPVETSKSYGNPFSRSSYATETLPKPSSQTKGSERPGSQEWHRPAEAAAPKPIAESKRSSTIETSKSYGNPSYATETLQRPLSQTKSSMRPGSQERHRPVEQAASKPIPESKRSSVHVETSKSFPREQSSSLSPKIATARSTETPKSSGPTVESAPKEKASHVHPKLPDSDAIIAKFMALRQSRQ; this comes from the exons ATGCTTCACAGGAGCTTCAAGCCAGCCAAATG caaaacgtcgttaaagctTGCGGTTTCTCGTATAAAGCTattgaagaacaagaaagatGCACAAGTGAAGCAGATAAAGAGGGAATTGGCCCAATTACTTGAGACTGGCCAGGAACGGACTGCTAGAATTCGG GTTGAACATGTCCTCAGGGAAGAGAAGACGAAGGCAGCATATGAACTTATTGAGATATATTGCGAACTTATTGCAGCACGCTTGCCTATGATCGAGTCACAAAA AAACTGCCCCATTGATCTGAAGGAAGCAATTACTAGTGTAGTATTTGCATCTCCAAGATGTGCAGACATACCAGAACTCATGGATGTTCGCAAGCATTTCACTGCTAAATATGGAAAGGAGTTTATCTCTGGAGCTGTTGAATTGCGCCCAGATTGTGGTGTAAATCGTATG TTAGTGGAGAAATTATCTGCCAAATCACCTGACGGCCCTACGAAGATGAAAATCTTGGCTGCAATTGCAGAGGAACATAACGTCAAATGGGATCCTGAATCatttgaagagaaagagtCCAAGCCTCCGGAGGACCTGCTG gcaaaaaggaattttgtgaCATTTGCGCAGAATGGACCAAATACTTTTGGCTCGGCCAGTAAAATTCATGGGGAACCTCCGCGTGGCCCACCTCCACCTAATCATGATGTCAAGGAACCTTCTAATGTTCAGGTTCCACCTCAAAGTTATGAGAATCATGATGTATCCATGAACTTTAATCAGCAGAGTGCAAGATCTTCACCTCGCTTCCGGGATTCTGCTTCTTCAAATGTTTCTTCCAACAAAGCAACCGCATCTGACACATTTCATCCAGAAGTGAGATCTTCAG GAAATAGAACTGATGGGACGGAAAATAGGCATTCATTTCATGGGGACGGAAATACTTCTTCAACGGGTAGGCAGAATTGGAACATGAACTTTAAGGATGCTGCCTCTGCAGCGCAGGCAGCTGCTGAATCAGCAGAAATGGCAAGCATGGCTGCCAGAGCAGCTGCAGAACTTTCAAGGCAACATTCTTCAGAATCACGGGATAAATTTAGCCAGTCAGCTTCTTTAACATCTAGTAGAACTTCCATTAACAATGATCCTTCACTGAATAGTCACCAAATGGCAGATCGATATCCTCAAAGGAAGTCATCTGAACCTGAGAAACGTGACTCTATAGGTGAAATGAGTACAAAGAGACAGTCCAGCAACACTGATGTGTATGCTAGTGAGATGCAAACTGGAAGGGAATCTGATAATGTTTCTTATTTTGGCGATATGGGATCAGACGAGAAATCTAGCAGGCATTCCTCCCAATCTAATTCTATAGGTGAAGTGAGTACTAAGAGAGAGTCCAGCAACATTGATGTGTATTCTAGTGAGATGCAAACTGGAAGGGAATCTGATAATGTTTCTTATTTTGGCGATATGGGATCGGAAGAGAAATCTAGCAAGCGTCCCTCCCAATCTAATTCTATAGGTGAAGTGAGTACGAAGAGACATTCCAGCAACATTGATGTGTATGATAGTGTGATGCAAACTGGAAGGGAATCTGATCATGTTTCTTATTTTGGTGATATGGGATCGGAAGAGAAATCTAGCTGGTGTTCCTCCCAATCTAATTCTATAGGTGAAGTGAGTACGAAGAGACAGTCCAGCAACATTGATGTGTATTTGAGTGAGATGCAAACTGCAAAGAAACCTGataatatttcttattttgacGATATGAGATCTGAAGAGAAATCTAGTAGGCCTGCCTCCCaatctaattcaaattttggtaGTGATGATCAGGAGGATGTTTTGAGAGGGAATGATCATATTTCTTATTCGGGAGATATGAGGACTGGAGAACAATCTGCCAGGTctcattcaagaaattcaagTAATGATCGCGTAAATGTTTCCACTGGCCTGGGTGAGGATTCTTTTGTTGGTGATGCTAATATCTATCAGAGCACAAAGCAAATGAATTCTTATGGAAATGCTGCTTTGGTTTTTGATGACTCTGGTTCAGATGAtgataaatataaatttgatgTGGAGGACTTCAAGGGCCAAGAatctagtttttattttccttctccCGATAGaaactcattttcttcttcagctcATTTGAATGATAGGAGCTCCAAACATCAGACAGATGAAGTACAATTTAAGTCCACTTCACAATTAAGTTCTTCATTGACGCAGCACTCCCCTCCTGTTTTTTCAGAAAACTTGACAGGTTCTGTGGCTTCTTCAGAACCAAATGACTTATTGCCTGTTGCTTTTGATGCTTCAGATGGCCCAAGTTCAGACAGTGAAGAGGAGGTAGACAAGTCTAAGCTTTCCCAGAGCACAGTTTCTAAATTTTCTTCTGGACAGAGCCATAGTGCAAGACATAGGTCATTTGGATCTTCATCTTCGGAGGAGTTAAATTTGGGTTCTAATCAAAAGTCATGGTTACTGCCTTCATCTCTTAATTTGAACTCCGTTGATGTACAGCCTGGGAGAAGCCAAGGAGTTGAAAATACCCCTGCCTCGGAGGAAAAGTTTGATTATGATGAATTGCCTACTGGTGAGCCATCTCGAGGGCTAATGAAATCTGGATTAGACTCAAATGTTAAGGACGATTTTCAAACACTACAGTTGCCTCAAACTGTGAAAGATAGTGAGGTTTCAGCGGGGTGTAGTTGTGTAAGCGACACTGACAATGAGTTGAACTATGGGACTTTGACAGGTGGCCTGCGGAATAAGGGGTATAAGCATCCACCGTTTACCAGGAAACCATCAGGAAACTCTTTGTTTGTCAAACAAGTCACTGAGGATACTAAGATTGAGCAACCTTCCCATTCTCCGAAAATCAGGACTTCCATCGTTTCTGGTGCTTCTAGTCAAGAGCCAAATAATCTGCAAGGGAGCACAAAACTGATTAAGGAACGGAGCAGAAGAACCCAAGTCTCATATATTGCTCCCGATGATGATTCTTCAGGGGATGAACTGTCACATGGAATTGTTAGCAGTGGTAAAGACCcattcaataaaaaattgggATCTGAAGCAAAGGCAAGCTCAAAATCCACATTTGGTTTCTTTGATTCAGAGGATAGCGAAGGTGAGGAAGATCTTCACACAAAGATTTCCACTAGCAATGCCCGTCCAAGTGCTAAACTATCTAGAAGGACACAGCCCTCTTCTTCAAATTCTGTTAGAAGTTCTAGCTCAAAGACAGCAGTTGTTTCTGACGTGTCAAGGACTTCAGAATATGGAAAAGTCTCTTCAAGGAGTTCCTATGCCACTGAAACTCTACCAAAGTCCTCATCCCATACCAAGAGCTCAGAGCGCTCAGGGAGTCGGGAGTGGAATAGACCCGCAGAACAAGCAGCTCCTGAACCAATACCAGAATCCCAGAGGTCCTCGCCTGTAGAGACTTCAAAGTCATACAGAAACTCCTCTTCAAGGAGTTCCTATGCCACTGAAACTGTACCAAAGCCCTTGTCCCAGACCAAGAGCTCAGAACGCCCAGGTAGTCAGGAGTGGCATAGACCAGCAGAAGAAGCAGCTCCAAAACCAATTCCAGATTCCAAGAGGTCCTCGCCCGTAGAGACTTCAAATTCATATGGAAACCCCTCTTCACGAAGTTCCTATGCCACAGAAACTGTACCAAAGCCCTTGTCCCAGACCAAGAGCTCAGAACGCCCAGGAAGTCAGGAGTGGCATAGACCAGCAGAGGAAGCAACTCCTAAACCAATTCCAGATTCCAAGAGGTCCTCTCCTGTAGAGACTTCAAAGTCATATGGAAACCCCTTTTCAAGGAGTTCCTATGCCACTGAAACTCTACCAAAGCCATCATCCCAAACCAAGGGCTCAGAACGCCCAGGAAGTCAGGAGTGGCATAGACCAGCAGAAGCAGCAGCTCCTAAACCAATTGCAGAATCCAAGAGGTCCTCAACCATAGAGACTTCAAAGTCATACGGAAACCCCTCTTATGCCACTGAAACTCTACAAAGGCCCTTGTCCCAGACGAAGAGTTCAATGCGCCCAGGAAGTCAGGAGCGGCATAGACCAGTAGAACAAGCAGCTTCTAAACCAATACCAGAATCCAAGAGGTCCTCTGTGCATGTAGAGACTTCAAAGTCATTTCCAAGGGAGCAATCATCCAGTCTTTCTCCAAAGATTGCAACAGCACGGAGCACTGAAACTCCAAAATCATCAGGTCCTACAGTGGAGAGTGCACCAAAGGAGAAAGCTTCTCATGTCCACCCAAAGCTTCCCGACTCCGATGCAATAATTGCCAAGTTTATGGCCCTCCGGCAGAGTCGACAATAG
- the LOC117634005 gene encoding uncharacterized protein LOC117634005 isoform X2, whose product MLHRSFKPAKCKTSLKLAVSRIKLLKNKKDAQVKQIKRELAQLLETGQERTARIRVEHVLREEKTKAAYELIEIYCELIAARLPMIESQKNCPIDLKEAITSVVFASPRCADIPELMDVRKHFTAKYGKEFISGAVELRPDCGVNRMLVEKLSAKSPDGPTKMKILAAIAEEHNVKWDPESFEEKESKPPEDLLNGPNTFGSASKIHGEPPRGPPPPNHDVKEPSNVQVPPQSYENHDVSMNFNQQSARSSPRFRDSASSNVSSNKATASDTFHPEVRSSGNRTDGTENRHSFHGDGNTSSTGRQNWNMNFKDAASAAQAAAESAEMASMAARAAAELSRQHSSESRDKFSQSASLTSSRTSINNDPSLNSHQMADRYPQRKSSEPEKRDSIGEMSTKRQSSNTDVYASEMQTGRESDNVSYFGDMGSDEKSSRHSSQSNSIGEVSTKRESSNIDVYSSEMQTGRESDNVSYFGDMGSEEKSSKRPSQSNSIGEVSTKRHSSNIDVYDSVMQTGRESDHVSYFGDMGSEEKSSWCSSQSNSIGEVSTKRQSSNIDVYLSEMQTAKKPDNISYFDDMRSEEKSSRPASQSNSNFGSDDQEDVLRGNDHISYSGDMRTGEQSARSHSRNSSNDRVNVSTGLGEDSFVGDANIYQSTKQMNSYGNAALVFDDSGSDDDKYKFDVEDFKGQESSFYFPSPDRNSFSSSAHLNDRSSKHQTDEVQFKSTSQLSSSLTQHSPPVFSENLTGSVASSEPNDLLPVAFDASDGPSSDSEEEVDKSKLSQSTVSKFSSGQSHSARHRSFGSSSSEELNLGSNQKSWLLPSSLNLNSVDVQPGRSQGVENTPASEEKFDYDELPTGEPSRGLMKSGLDSNVKDDFQTLQLPQTVKDSEVSAGCSCVSDTDNELNYGTLTGGLRNKGYKHPPFTRKPSGNSLFVKQVTEDTKIEQPSHSPKIRTSIVSGASSQEPNNLQGSTKLIKERSRRTQVSYIAPDDDSSGDELSHGIVSSGKDPFNKKLGSEAKASSKSTFGFFDSEDSEGEEDLHTKISTSNARPSAKLSRRTQPSSSNSVRSSSSKTAVVSDVSRTSEYGKVSSRSSYATETLPKSSSHTKSSERSGSREWNRPAEQAAPEPIPESQRSSPVETSKSYRNSSSRSSYATETVPKPLSQTKSSERPGSQEWHRPAEEAAPKPIPDSKRSSPVETSNSYGNPSSRSSYATETVPKPLSQTKSSERPGSQEWHRPAEEATPKPIPDSKRSSPVETSKSYGNPFSRSSYATETLPKPSSQTKGSERPGSQEWHRPAEAAAPKPIAESKRSSTIETSKSYGNPSYATETLQRPLSQTKSSMRPGSQERHRPVEQAASKPIPESKRSSVHVETSKSFPREQSSSLSPKIATARSTETPKSSGPTVESAPKEKASHVHPKLPDSDAIIAKFMALRQSRQ is encoded by the exons ATGCTTCACAGGAGCTTCAAGCCAGCCAAATG caaaacgtcgttaaagctTGCGGTTTCTCGTATAAAGCTattgaagaacaagaaagatGCACAAGTGAAGCAGATAAAGAGGGAATTGGCCCAATTACTTGAGACTGGCCAGGAACGGACTGCTAGAATTCGG GTTGAACATGTCCTCAGGGAAGAGAAGACGAAGGCAGCATATGAACTTATTGAGATATATTGCGAACTTATTGCAGCACGCTTGCCTATGATCGAGTCACAAAA AAACTGCCCCATTGATCTGAAGGAAGCAATTACTAGTGTAGTATTTGCATCTCCAAGATGTGCAGACATACCAGAACTCATGGATGTTCGCAAGCATTTCACTGCTAAATATGGAAAGGAGTTTATCTCTGGAGCTGTTGAATTGCGCCCAGATTGTGGTGTAAATCGTATG TTAGTGGAGAAATTATCTGCCAAATCACCTGACGGCCCTACGAAGATGAAAATCTTGGCTGCAATTGCAGAGGAACATAACGTCAAATGGGATCCTGAATCatttgaagagaaagagtCCAAGCCTCCGGAGGACCTGCTG AATGGACCAAATACTTTTGGCTCGGCCAGTAAAATTCATGGGGAACCTCCGCGTGGCCCACCTCCACCTAATCATGATGTCAAGGAACCTTCTAATGTTCAGGTTCCACCTCAAAGTTATGAGAATCATGATGTATCCATGAACTTTAATCAGCAGAGTGCAAGATCTTCACCTCGCTTCCGGGATTCTGCTTCTTCAAATGTTTCTTCCAACAAAGCAACCGCATCTGACACATTTCATCCAGAAGTGAGATCTTCAG GAAATAGAACTGATGGGACGGAAAATAGGCATTCATTTCATGGGGACGGAAATACTTCTTCAACGGGTAGGCAGAATTGGAACATGAACTTTAAGGATGCTGCCTCTGCAGCGCAGGCAGCTGCTGAATCAGCAGAAATGGCAAGCATGGCTGCCAGAGCAGCTGCAGAACTTTCAAGGCAACATTCTTCAGAATCACGGGATAAATTTAGCCAGTCAGCTTCTTTAACATCTAGTAGAACTTCCATTAACAATGATCCTTCACTGAATAGTCACCAAATGGCAGATCGATATCCTCAAAGGAAGTCATCTGAACCTGAGAAACGTGACTCTATAGGTGAAATGAGTACAAAGAGACAGTCCAGCAACACTGATGTGTATGCTAGTGAGATGCAAACTGGAAGGGAATCTGATAATGTTTCTTATTTTGGCGATATGGGATCAGACGAGAAATCTAGCAGGCATTCCTCCCAATCTAATTCTATAGGTGAAGTGAGTACTAAGAGAGAGTCCAGCAACATTGATGTGTATTCTAGTGAGATGCAAACTGGAAGGGAATCTGATAATGTTTCTTATTTTGGCGATATGGGATCGGAAGAGAAATCTAGCAAGCGTCCCTCCCAATCTAATTCTATAGGTGAAGTGAGTACGAAGAGACATTCCAGCAACATTGATGTGTATGATAGTGTGATGCAAACTGGAAGGGAATCTGATCATGTTTCTTATTTTGGTGATATGGGATCGGAAGAGAAATCTAGCTGGTGTTCCTCCCAATCTAATTCTATAGGTGAAGTGAGTACGAAGAGACAGTCCAGCAACATTGATGTGTATTTGAGTGAGATGCAAACTGCAAAGAAACCTGataatatttcttattttgacGATATGAGATCTGAAGAGAAATCTAGTAGGCCTGCCTCCCaatctaattcaaattttggtaGTGATGATCAGGAGGATGTTTTGAGAGGGAATGATCATATTTCTTATTCGGGAGATATGAGGACTGGAGAACAATCTGCCAGGTctcattcaagaaattcaagTAATGATCGCGTAAATGTTTCCACTGGCCTGGGTGAGGATTCTTTTGTTGGTGATGCTAATATCTATCAGAGCACAAAGCAAATGAATTCTTATGGAAATGCTGCTTTGGTTTTTGATGACTCTGGTTCAGATGAtgataaatataaatttgatgTGGAGGACTTCAAGGGCCAAGAatctagtttttattttccttctccCGATAGaaactcattttcttcttcagctcATTTGAATGATAGGAGCTCCAAACATCAGACAGATGAAGTACAATTTAAGTCCACTTCACAATTAAGTTCTTCATTGACGCAGCACTCCCCTCCTGTTTTTTCAGAAAACTTGACAGGTTCTGTGGCTTCTTCAGAACCAAATGACTTATTGCCTGTTGCTTTTGATGCTTCAGATGGCCCAAGTTCAGACAGTGAAGAGGAGGTAGACAAGTCTAAGCTTTCCCAGAGCACAGTTTCTAAATTTTCTTCTGGACAGAGCCATAGTGCAAGACATAGGTCATTTGGATCTTCATCTTCGGAGGAGTTAAATTTGGGTTCTAATCAAAAGTCATGGTTACTGCCTTCATCTCTTAATTTGAACTCCGTTGATGTACAGCCTGGGAGAAGCCAAGGAGTTGAAAATACCCCTGCCTCGGAGGAAAAGTTTGATTATGATGAATTGCCTACTGGTGAGCCATCTCGAGGGCTAATGAAATCTGGATTAGACTCAAATGTTAAGGACGATTTTCAAACACTACAGTTGCCTCAAACTGTGAAAGATAGTGAGGTTTCAGCGGGGTGTAGTTGTGTAAGCGACACTGACAATGAGTTGAACTATGGGACTTTGACAGGTGGCCTGCGGAATAAGGGGTATAAGCATCCACCGTTTACCAGGAAACCATCAGGAAACTCTTTGTTTGTCAAACAAGTCACTGAGGATACTAAGATTGAGCAACCTTCCCATTCTCCGAAAATCAGGACTTCCATCGTTTCTGGTGCTTCTAGTCAAGAGCCAAATAATCTGCAAGGGAGCACAAAACTGATTAAGGAACGGAGCAGAAGAACCCAAGTCTCATATATTGCTCCCGATGATGATTCTTCAGGGGATGAACTGTCACATGGAATTGTTAGCAGTGGTAAAGACCcattcaataaaaaattgggATCTGAAGCAAAGGCAAGCTCAAAATCCACATTTGGTTTCTTTGATTCAGAGGATAGCGAAGGTGAGGAAGATCTTCACACAAAGATTTCCACTAGCAATGCCCGTCCAAGTGCTAAACTATCTAGAAGGACACAGCCCTCTTCTTCAAATTCTGTTAGAAGTTCTAGCTCAAAGACAGCAGTTGTTTCTGACGTGTCAAGGACTTCAGAATATGGAAAAGTCTCTTCAAGGAGTTCCTATGCCACTGAAACTCTACCAAAGTCCTCATCCCATACCAAGAGCTCAGAGCGCTCAGGGAGTCGGGAGTGGAATAGACCCGCAGAACAAGCAGCTCCTGAACCAATACCAGAATCCCAGAGGTCCTCGCCTGTAGAGACTTCAAAGTCATACAGAAACTCCTCTTCAAGGAGTTCCTATGCCACTGAAACTGTACCAAAGCCCTTGTCCCAGACCAAGAGCTCAGAACGCCCAGGTAGTCAGGAGTGGCATAGACCAGCAGAAGAAGCAGCTCCAAAACCAATTCCAGATTCCAAGAGGTCCTCGCCCGTAGAGACTTCAAATTCATATGGAAACCCCTCTTCACGAAGTTCCTATGCCACAGAAACTGTACCAAAGCCCTTGTCCCAGACCAAGAGCTCAGAACGCCCAGGAAGTCAGGAGTGGCATAGACCAGCAGAGGAAGCAACTCCTAAACCAATTCCAGATTCCAAGAGGTCCTCTCCTGTAGAGACTTCAAAGTCATATGGAAACCCCTTTTCAAGGAGTTCCTATGCCACTGAAACTCTACCAAAGCCATCATCCCAAACCAAGGGCTCAGAACGCCCAGGAAGTCAGGAGTGGCATAGACCAGCAGAAGCAGCAGCTCCTAAACCAATTGCAGAATCCAAGAGGTCCTCAACCATAGAGACTTCAAAGTCATACGGAAACCCCTCTTATGCCACTGAAACTCTACAAAGGCCCTTGTCCCAGACGAAGAGTTCAATGCGCCCAGGAAGTCAGGAGCGGCATAGACCAGTAGAACAAGCAGCTTCTAAACCAATACCAGAATCCAAGAGGTCCTCTGTGCATGTAGAGACTTCAAAGTCATTTCCAAGGGAGCAATCATCCAGTCTTTCTCCAAAGATTGCAACAGCACGGAGCACTGAAACTCCAAAATCATCAGGTCCTACAGTGGAGAGTGCACCAAAGGAGAAAGCTTCTCATGTCCACCCAAAGCTTCCCGACTCCGATGCAATAATTGCCAAGTTTATGGCCCTCCGGCAGAGTCGACAATAG